The Meiothermus ruber DSM 1279 genome includes the window TGGGGTGGATTGTACTTCTGTCAGAAGCGACTGCAAGGCCTCAAAATTGTGCCGCTCCACCACCAGCACGGCCTCGGAGGCCCCCAGCAAGGCATCGGCCTTGATCACCCCTGGCAGGCGGCCCAGGGCCTGCACGATACGCTTGGGTTGGGCACAGGAAACAAACACATACGCGGACACACGACGGATATCCTCCACAACCGAAGCCTGGGTCTGCTGGGCGAGTTGCATCATGCGGGCCTCCTGTACTGCTTTGTGAACGCTGGGGCCAACCCCCAAGGTTTCCTCGAGCAGACGCTCGTGCCGGTAGCGGGCTTCTATTTCTGCAAAAAAAGTAGAAAACATGGTCACCCCGCGGGGCTAGCTAGCGAAGGGAAGGGGCCGTTGTTCGGGCTGAACGAAACGGTGAAACAGCCTGGATAGGCGGCCCTCGGAGTAGAAGGTGGTGCGGTAGAGGACGGTGGCCTCGAGCCAG containing:
- a CDS encoding Lrp/AsnC ligand binding domain-containing protein — protein: MFSTFFAEIEARYRHERLLEETLGVGPSVHKAVQEARMMQLAQQTQASVVEDIRRVSAYVFVSCAQPKRIVQALGRLPGVIKADALLGASEAVLVVERHNFEALQSLLTEVQSTPGVRKISVKLAA